The Quercus lobata isolate SW786 chromosome 4, ValleyOak3.0 Primary Assembly, whole genome shotgun sequence genome segment GTCCCACCACCCAAAAGAAGTCCTGCTTCAACTTCTCCATCCTATACGATGTTGAGACAATAAAACATGTTGCACAAGATGATACAATGATTATGCCAGTAAACGACAACCACACAAATTCAATAGGTCGATCTTTGTCAAGCAATGAGACAATTAAGCACACTACATGTCGTCCAAAGCATCAGACGTTTATACCTAGCAGTAActgaataatatatattatgaacaacaaaatttattaatcaaaaaAAGTCTTGTCGCCCAAGTTCACAAAAATCTCAAATAATATGTAGCCGAAGAAGCTACCTTTACAACCCAAAATTCCAGCCATCTCGTTATCAATCAACCACACTGCCCTATATTTATACAAGAACCTTAGTGGCAATACAACCTAAAATATAGGCAACATTTCACCTTTCAACCCAGAGTACCAGCCATATCATCTTCCACCAACCTCCCCCACTGAAACCATCTCATTCTTTACCCAAAATTCACCTTCAAACTAGACATAGCCTCAAAGCAAAGCACAAAGAGAAGATAATGAAGCAGATCATGATTCCTCCATTCTCCCCAACAGCAAATCAATCCAGCATGTGGAAGACAAATTCCCATTTTATATAATCATGCACTTCAAAAGCAAAATGAAGGCAAATatgaataattaaaataaaaggcaaaagtAAAGATAACTGTAAATACAAGAGTAACACCTGGTTATATTTAGAAAGAGCTAGATCCTAAAATTCAGAAGTAAGAGGAAATCCAGTAAATTGGTAAAGGGCATTTAACCATCCACGCATACAAATATAGAGAAAGAAACATCAACATCCATGCTGATGATGATTCGTGATCTTCAAAATTCCAAGCATTTCCTCCTTCACAAATGCAGCACAAGACATGAATGTTCCAATGTGAGCTAATAAAATTCATACAATCTGTTGAATATTTGGGCCAAGAGGCTTGCTTTTTGCAAGCCTCTTGTTGCCTCCATCATGACTACTTTATGCACAAAAGGCAGTAAGAAGCCAAAAGAATtacagaaaaaataatattatgtaCAGACGAATCAAAGAAAGAACTAGTAAACTTAGCTAACAATTGAGTCCCTGTGCTTTCTGTGTTCTCAAACatacatcaatttttttccctccataTTGTCCTCATCAAACATAATGTAACTAAGTTCCATACTTCCGACAAGTACTTGCCAACCCAATTTCTCCATCCATGCAAGAGATCTATACCCTTTTTCCAGTAATACCCACTAAACCCCAAATGATCTAAGGACAAAGCTCCACAAATCAAATGCAACAATACAACATAACAAAAGATGATTCACCGTCTCCCCGCTACAtcaacacatacaacaccaccCAGGTAGCATCTAAACTCACTTATGAGTTTATCATATGTGAGAATCTTCCCCTAGTTGTAGtccaaacaacaaaagaaacccaaaGTGAGGCATTCACACACCAAATACTCCACGGTAAGGCTTGGACAGAAAGGCCCCTTAGGACATCATAAAATGAACAAACATCAAGTCTTCATTCCTTCAAAACCTCCAACACAGTGTCACTGCACCCTAAAGTTTATAACTTATAGCATTTAATTTGTAGAGTTGCCATATTACTAGTGAAATGTAACCGATATTCATAATGGCAATATGAAATGGTCTTAACCCAAGCAATATTTACAATAACAAGTTCTAATAAACTAGAGTTGCCATATTACTAGTGAAATGTAACCAATATTCATAATGACAATATAAAATAGTCTTAACCAAAGCATTCTTTACAATAATAAGTTATAAGAAACTCTTCTCCAACTATAGTCaaatgaaaaactgaaaaatgttCATCTCTCTAGCATATTAATATCGTGTTTGATGACCTTTTTCAAGGATATAAAGCACAGATAAATGATGAAATGGTGTCCTAGTGGGCTGTGGGCTAGAACTCCTCTCTTTCTGTTGACTAACAGGGGACATATTGCTCAAGCTCTTATCCTACATTCAAGTGGACCACCATTCTCTTCTCCTAGGTTCAAGAGGATTGGAAGTTGATTCAGCATCCTCTCTAGTCCCCTTTTTTCTGTCATTTCTCCCCCAACTCTTCTTTTCATCTTTCTCATGCTTTTAGAGCAGaaatttattatcaatttattatGGTTTGTGCTACATGTTTGACAGATTTTGTCAACACTTTATTACTCACCAGCATAGCCCTAAGATCAAGAAAACTAAcagaataaaacaaaatttgcagGTTTACTGACTTTTTTGATATTCAGTAATTTTGGAATTTTACTGATAAAAGTGTGAAAAAAACAGAAACCAACTGGTAAACAAAAAGCCTAAATCAAGATTGAGAATTACAGGAGGCGAATAGGCATTATAGATGATATCAAATGCAGAATACAGTGAATAAGCATCACTCATGCATTCAGAAACTGCTGCACTAAGTATTCTTAAAACCACACAACTGCAACTACGGCCACTAGCAGTACGAACTGTGTGCCTTCCACAGAATTGTCTCAACCAGCAGATGAGAGTGAGTTAAATCTCAGCTGCAGATAATACAAGGAGTTCGTCCTGTTTAATTTGGCAAGTATCGTTGTGAAGGGAGAAGGGAACACAAACACTAGACAGATTGTCTGTTCATAGCTTTAGATTTAATGGGAACAGCAATAAGAATTTCGCAACCCTAAAATTCTTTATCTTCTGCCATCTCCAACAAGGCCTCGTTTTACTTTCAAATTATGGTAGATCGGGATTGAAACCTATCACTATTCACTAGTCACTAAATTATTTTGTCCTTCCAACAGCCCTCTAAAATGATGTCATACTCACTAAGAAGCAAGGCATTATGCTGAAGAAAATGTTCTCTTATTGCTTACAGACTGGAATACCTAATACATCATATTTCTGAAAAACTTCACAGATTATCTTGTATGCTAACACCAGCATATTGCCCTCCTTTATCAGCCACAGATATACAATCTCAAACAAGTAACTTCTTCAATCAAACagagaaccaaaaaagaaaaataaatcaacaaCGTGTAAAATTtctcagaaaagaaaagattaataACAGAAAATGAGATGTAGACCAGAATGCTACTCTTATTCTGATGTGAAATTATAACCAAGAAAATAGCACAGGGAACATGCACCAAAAGAAAGGCCTATTAATCCTTTTTGGTGGTTGAACTTtgattaattcaaaatttttaatctaGAATTCCGAAGTAAAACATTCTCCAAATGAAATGCAAACCAAACTAACAGACAGATAGCAGCACAAACCAAATTTTATGTCAAGCAATACTACAGCAGGAGCTGCAATGGTACCAAATGTAGCTTTTACATAAGTATAACCATCCTTTGATCTTCTGACCTTGCATGTTCCAACCACCAAATAAACAATAATCAGAACCAGATGTGAACTTCAGGAAACAAATGCACACAAATCAacatcaaaaatagaaaaaaaactAGCATCTATTTATGATAGCAGGACATAAATACCTCAGTCACAGTAAAAACAAATTTCTTCACCTTCTTCACACCTCACAGTAAAGATATGTAGCAATGGCACAAACATATTATGAGATAAATTCAGGACAAGCATCTCCTGAAAATCCACCTGCAACAGCACAAACCAAGAACACACGAAAAGATGGATGAAAGACAAGCTTTATCAAAAACAAAGCCAACTAACAATTAGAGAAgcaaaaagataataataataataataataataaagaatgaaGGAAACACAACCATGATTAATAAGGGCAATTTCGTTCATTATTTCCTACACCAATCTCTATTCCTGATCAATGAGGACGAATTTGATCATAACAGCTCCTGAACATGAATTTAAATACTCCAAACAGATGCATGACTGACTTCATACTTGAAAGTTGCCACCCAAATGACACTCTCCAGATATTTTCCAGTTCAAAGCATTAGAATCAttccaaaatatgaaaaaataacaaACCATAAGAGATTCTAAAGACAACTTTTCGGAGCTACAAATTTCAGTTTATAAAGGGAATCGTACAATGAAACAAATATGAGGCTTCCAATATTTATGTGGCACAAGGATGGGTCCCCAAGAATGATCTGTTCAACACTAAAAGGCAAATTTTAGCAATCCTCCCACCAATGCAGctcaattgtttaaaaaaattattcagaCTGTCAAGACATTCAGAACAAAATGCTGGGGACATGAATACCAGCTAGAATATAATCTAAGGATTACAGAAACATTGTTACTATTTTtcatcacacaaaaaaaaaatatatatatatatatatataaataaaataaaataaaaaactaagcaTAAACCTAAAATTTCCCCTAAGGCAGCAATTACCAGCTATTGAGCCTAAGAAGTTTTAACCTGCTATAGAAGTGGAGCAAAAAACTAGTAACAATATTTTACAGCTTAATCCTAGTAACAGTGAACAAAATTCTACAACATGCTCAATTGCAATTTAGTTTTGAAGACAACAGTTGTTAGACAGTTCATCtaccaaagaaaacaaatatgtaACACAATAATAAACTTGTGGGTGCATATCTAAAATCAAGTGCCACATGAAGGCCTACAACATTATCCAAATTTTAGGGGCCAGAACTTTTCACTTGCACACATATTCCAACAAGTACTATAAAACAGAAGTGATACAATCAAGAAGTCGCAAAGTTTATTGAACAAGATAAACAGAAAAAGGCACTTAAAGGTAAATGTAAGTTGTAAAAAAAGTGAGATATTATCTGGATCAAATAAACAGTAAAgatatattttctcttttttcattgATTACTTCTTTCAAAAAGTATACAAAAAGAATGGGGTAATTACAAGTGCCAATAGCTGGAGGCATAAATTATATTGGCAGGTTGTCCCCCAGCAACAGCACCATCATTCTTATCTAAATAGTTGAAAAATCCATGGGAATATACAGTATACTGTCTTCATGGAATCATAATCAAATCTGAGAGGTCATCCATAGGTATGTCAAGGCCCTCTGTATCATGGTCTTGAAGATTGTCATCATCAATGTTCAACCAAGAACTTATATCTTGAGGCCCACCTAGTTCCATAGGGTCTAATTCAGGCAACTGCAAGTTGGCAAAATCTAGTGGTTCCTTGATCTCTTTAGATGAATCCTGAGGAGTTTCACCACAGGAAATCAGTCCTGTGTCTCCTTTTGCATTACTACCATTGGCATTCACTTCAGGATGAGTTGTTTCTGTAACCTTGTTAACAGATCCATTTCCTGAAGTTGATAGCTGAGCTATCTTCTGCTTgggctttgtttttgttttacgTTCACCCTTAAAGTTACCCGGTGATGTACGGCTGGCTTTGGTAACAGAACTTCTGCCTAATGTATCTTTGtccctttctctctcacttctctTTCCCTTTGTTCCACCAACTTGTGTATTACTAAGAGTCGATAAGGCTCTTGAGGAAGCACTGCCACCAACATCATCAAGCAGCACTTCCTTCTTCTTCCCTCGGTTAAATATGGGCCCAGTTTTGGCAAACTCATGGTCGGATGGGTACGTAAGATTTCCAAAAACATCAAATGAACCGCTGCCAGTTTTATCACTAAAAATATCATGCCGCTCAGCCCTACTGAGGAAGGAGCCTGTAAGAACAGAAAACCCATTTTATAAAGTAAAACTAAGCTAGTGTAAGAAACTTGTTAAagtaaaaaactgaaaaacttgGGAGTTGTTTGGAACAAAAGTCCAACATTATGAGCGGTTTATGTCTATATAAATAGTCCCTAACCATACACCTCCACTATTCAATTCCTAGCAATATAGGATGACCACTGTACTGGACAAATTACCAAAAGTACATATTCCatgaaaatcagaaaaataaagattacaaaCCTGATTTCCCAGGCTCTGGTTGAGAGCTTTTAGTTTCAAGGGGCAAATTTATAGCAACTGTAGAGCCATTGGAATTCATAGATTCTGCAGCATTGCCAAAAGGAGGTGCAGCAAAAATGACATCTCGAAGTGGAGGCTCAGCAAAACAGCTTTTTCCTGTATCTTCGAATTGCCGACATCTAGAGAGGGTCCTCTTCATAAAAGCTGAGGCAACTTGTTTTGAAACCCTTGTGACCCCACCTTTTGATGCACTACTTCCTTTAGTGGCCTGTCAATATTAGTCAAAGGTGAATGATAAATAGAGTAAAGCATATCATGtataattaaaacaatttttcaaatgCCAAACTCTGAGGCacttttaattgaaaaatataacttacaGTCAAGTAATTATTAGAACACTAGGTCTTCAAACATGAagcttaaatataaaatatactcCCCCGGCCCCACACTATGCcgaaacagaaataaaatataagacaATAAAATTCCTTTTAAATATCAACActtttagggggaaaaaaaagggttaatgTTGGAGAGAAAAAATGCATAGTTTTGAAGATCTTGAGAGAACAGTCTTGCAGTTGAGTTGCTGTTATTGAATAccctttaaatttaaaagatacTCCTAACTTCCCCACCCCACTCTAAtatctttcattctttctattatctTTCCGCCCTTGCACACACAACCTACATCCATTTTGCCCCTTGAGGTGTCATTATgattcatattattatttatcataAAGTAAATAAGTAACTTCCAATTTGGAGGGGGGGAAGTTACCAGCTGCTTCCTGTAAGCCAATTCAACAAGCTTGTCCATCGCAACCTGCTCAGGGGCCCTGCAATATGAAATTTCAACAGAATTCAAGGAAATGATTTAATGATTGATGTTCATACAGAACAAACTCTAAAAACACATTTCATTTACTGAAAATCCTACCACTCTTCCATTTCCTTTCCTTCCTCAATTGCCTTAATAATTTTGTTCAAGTGCACCTTATTTTTATCAACCTGCAGAATCAGTTATAAATAGACggcaacaaccaaaaaaaagtgcTTAGTAACACACGACCAGAAACACTTCcataaaaatctaaacaaaattcaaagaataCAATGGATCAAATTAAACTGTACTTCAAATTTCTGCTTGAGAGAATAAAATTTGGAATATTAGAAACATCCAAAAATAGTAACACTCAGAAACATAACCTGTTGGCGAAGTTCCTTCTGtaattcaacaatatcttgattaATTTGTTCATCATCTCCATCTGCCAGATCAGGCTGTGACAAGACACCCaagggaagggggggggggggggggggaggtggaAAATATGATCAActtgtttaaagaaaaaaaagttggcaAACATGTGCATGCATGCACTCatggttagagagagagagagagagagattgattgATTTATTGATTCCACACTTCTTTAAAactagagaaaagaaagaaggatcATAAAGGAATTAAGTGACAAAACCGTTCCAGATGACTGGCAACACACTCATGGCTAATGTAAATATATTACTCACCACTGTCTCTGGATATAGGCCAACACTCTGCAGCTCCAACAGGAGTTTGTCCTCTAGACACATTTCATCATATCGGCAGTCAACAGGGAAAATGCCAGAAGCATTTTTATCTTCAGTTAGTGGCTCATCAACACCATATTCAGAAAACAGGGGGAACATCTCAATACTTGAATGCAGAAAACCATTATCTCCTTGGAACAGATTGCCATTAGATAACTTATTGTGGATGCTAGTGCCCCTGGTGCAGTTAGTGCTCCCATTACAAGAAAATCTGTTGACAGCACATTGTCTCTGAGtttgaagactcaacatggaCTCAGATTCAGATTCAGTCTTGGCCCTGTTTGTATGATCACCGTCAATATGGAGACTTGTATCATTAGGAGAATCATTTCTACTATATTGGTAAGACATatctctttcttcatttttttcttcaaattcttcagTTTCTTCTTCCTCAATAAGAGCTGACAACACCCTTTGGTACAATGGGGTAACTTTTGTCATTCTTTCTGAATCAAATTTTCCAACAGTACCAATTTCCTGATATCCATCATTCACACTACCAGTCTTAATAAGCCCATTTGACACATTTTGTTCTTGGAAACTTCTCTGCCTTTCTCCAGAATCAAGAGCTTGGGACGAAAAGTTCTTTCCATGTTCTGGTGCACCCTGAGAAAATGGGATAGCTTTAGAACTACTATGTTCAAGAACcacaagaattttaaaaaataaagaattgctTGTTCTccaaatgtgtttttctttcatattttgtCAATCAATGACACCAAGACGAGATGTCCAACACTTATTGAACAGAGATGAGAATGTTGAGGCAAAATAAGATGTCCATATATGTACAATTATAAGAGACCGCCAATTGAAATGGAGAATATATTCAATTGGACCAAAGGAGCAACAATTATGGTGGAAATTAGCAAGGATAGATCAGTAATATGGAATTTattcatgcttttaaatatCAGAGAGAATGTTTGTCAGCAGAACAtaatagtaatcaaaaaccatgaGATGATTTCATAGACGTTACATACCATGAAGACCAAACCATTATGCTTTTATATAGCACTTCATTTTCAGGACAAGTGAGATTAGTGGACATCATTACAAGGCAAGGATTAACTCAATAATGTCACAAGTTAAGCTTTAGACTACCATCACCCCTTAGGCAACAATCTTTTTCTACCAACAATTTCTACTGATAGATTTTGAAATAGTTTGTGCAACAGTCTCTTAAGAATGGGATTTGGCCTGTGAAATTCCCaggagaacaaaaaaaagggaagagttTATTTCCAGCAGCAGAAATCCGAACAGGCTTTTGTTATTGCAAAGGTATGTACCCGGAT includes the following:
- the LOC115987870 gene encoding uncharacterized protein LOC115987870 isoform X4 — encoded protein: MTNERSGGSNLLKMGNQIQRTPTDLAQILEDRPKNVVLNKRVRSSVAEIRAEGRNNSFSRQPLVIGKDRDILKDVGDGSDIVEEKIRRLPVGGETWDRKMRRKRSMGAVSTRSIDGDVEPKRVMHHKFNNESVLQSSDVQVFRSGSSSVSSGINKLDGTSLPAGSSARAISKNEWDKASLSRDSVALSKERIIAKGNNKLNSCEDNSIVSPYPLTKGKAPRAPRSSPVMAGSSSPNLPRSSGVPEVCEQPTSISKFHSVNGTNNRKRPVPTGSSSPPMAQWVGQRPQKISRTRRTNLVSPVSSNDEVQISSEGGLPSDLGARGTSIGSNGLHLARNGIKQFRVKHEHVSSPARLSESEETGASENLESRLNDKGLGKFEVDEKAINSLQNVVPPILFTKKNKALNKEETGDGVRRQGRSGRGTSVSRAINSPITEKLETSASTKPPRSTRPSSEKSGSKSGRPPVKKFSDRKAFTRLGHMSTGGSPDLTGESDNDREELLAAADFASTARYLACSSPFWKQMEPIFASVSLEDASYLKQQGAPEHGKNFSSQALDSGERQRSFQEQNVSNGLIKTGSVNDGYQEIGTVGKFDSERMTKVTPLYQRVLSALIEEEETEEFEEKNEERDMSYQYSRNDSPNDTSLHIDGDHTNRAKTESESESMLSLQTQRQCAVNRFSCNGSTNCTRGTSIHNKLSNGNLFQGDNGFLHSSIEMFPLFSEYGVDEPLTEDKNASGIFPVDCRYDEMCLEDKLLLELQSVGLYPETVPDLADGDDEQINQDIVELQKELRQQVDKNKVHLNKIIKAIEEGKEMEEWAPEQVAMDKLVELAYRKQLATKGSSASKGGVTRVSKQVASAFMKRTLSRCRQFEDTGKSCFAEPPLRDVIFAAPPFGNAAESMNSNGSTVAINLPLETKSSQPEPGKSGSFLSRAERHDIFSDKTGSGSFDVFGNLTYPSDHEFAKTGPIFNRGKKKEVLLDDVGGSASSRALSTLSNTQVGGTKGKRSERERDKDTLGRSSVTKASRTSPGNFKGERKTKTKPKQKIAQLSTSGNGSVNKVTETTHPEVNANGSNAKGDTGLISCGETPQDSSKEIKEPLDFANLQLPELDPMELGGPQDISSWLNIDDDNLQDHDTEGLDIPMDDLSDLIMIP
- the LOC115987870 gene encoding uncharacterized protein LOC115987870 isoform X3; this translates as MTNERSGGSNLLKMGNQIQRTPTDLAQILEDRPKNVVLNKRVRSSVAEIRAEGRNNSFSRQPLVIGKDRDILKDVGDGSDIVEEKIRRLPVGGETWDRKMRRKRSMGAVSTRSIDGDVEPKRVMHHKFNNESVLQSSDVQVFRSGSSSVSSGINKLDGTSLPAGSSARAISKNEWDKASLSRDSVALSKERIIAKGNNKLNSCEDNSIVSPYPLTKGKAPRAPRSSPVMAGSSSPNLPRSSGVPEVCEQPTSISKFHSVNGTNNRKRPVPTGSSSPPMAQWVGQRPQKISRTRRTNLVSPVSSNDEVQISSEGGLPSDLGARGTSIGSNGLHLARNGIKQFRVKHEHVSSPARLSESEETGASENLESRLNDKGLGKFEVDEKAINSLQNVVPPILFTKKNKALNKEETGDGVRRQGRSGRGTSVSRAINSPITEKLETSASTKPPRSTRPSSEKSGSKSGRPPVKKFSDRKAFTRLGHMSTGGSPDLTGESDNDREELLAAADFASTARYLACSSPFWKQMEPIFASVSLEDASYLKQQLKLTEENHERLFQILGHGNNVLGAPEHGKNFSSQALDSGERQRSFQEQNVSNGLIKTGSVNDGYQEIGTVGKFDSERMTKVTPLYQRVLSALIEEEETEEFEEKNEERDMSYQYSRNDSPNDTSLHIDGDHTNRAKTESESESMLSLQTQRQCAVNRFSCNGSTNCTRGTSIHNKLSNGNLFQGDNGFLHSSIEMFPLFSEYGVDEPLTEDKNASGIFPVDCRYDEMCLEDKLLLELQSVGLYPETVPDLADGDDEQINQDIVELQKELRQQVDKNKVHLNKIIKAIEEGKEMEEWAPEQVAMDKLVELAYRKQLATKGSSASKGGVTRVSKQVASAFMKRTLSRCRQFEDTGKSCFAEPPLRDVIFAAPPFGNAAESMNSNGSTVAINLPLETKSSQPEPGKSGSFLSRAERHDIFSDKTGSGSFDVFGNLTYPSDHEFAKTGPIFNRGKKKEVLLDDVGGSASSRALSTLSNTQVGGTKGKRSERERDKDTLGRSSVTKASRTSPGNFKGERKTKTKPKQKIAQLSTSGNGSVNKVTETTHPEVNANGSNAKGDTGLISCGETPQDSSKEIKEPLDFANLQLPELDPMELGGPQDISSWLNIDDDNLQDHDTEGLDIPMDDLSDLIMIP
- the LOC115987870 gene encoding uncharacterized protein LOC115987870 isoform X5, which encodes MPAEGRNNSFSRQPLVIGKDRDILKDVGDGSDIVEEKIRRLPVGGETWDRKMRRKRSMGAVSTRSIDGDVEPKRVMHHKFNNESVLQSSDVQVFRSGSSSVSSGINKLDGTSLPAGSSARAISKNEWDKASLSRDSVALSKERIIAKGNNKLNSCEDNSIVSPYPLTKGKAPRAPRSSPVMAGSSSPNLPRSSGVPEVCEQPTSISKFHSVNGTNNRKRPVPTGSSSPPMAQWVGQRPQKISRTRRTNLVSPVSSNDEVQISSEGGLPSDLGARGTSIGSNGLHLARNGIKQFRVKHEHVSSPARLSESEETGASENLESRLNDKGLGKFEVDEKAINSLQNVVPPILFTKKNKALNKEETGDGVRRQGRSGRGTSVSRAINSPITEKLETSASTKPPRSTRPSSEKSGSKSGRPPVKKFSDRKAFTRLGHMSTGGSPDLTGESDNDREELLAAADFASTARYLACSSPFWKQMEPIFASVSLEDASYLKQQLKLTEENHERLFQILGHGNNVLGAPEHGKNFSSQALDSGERQRSFQEQNVSNGLIKTGSVNDGYQEIGTVGKFDSERMTKVTPLYQRVLSALIEEEETEEFEEKNEERDMSYQYSRNDSPNDTSLHIDGDHTNRAKTESESESMLSLQTQRQCAVNRFSCNGSTNCTRGTSIHNKLSNGNLFQGDNGFLHSSIEMFPLFSEYGVDEPLTEDKNASGIFPVDCRYDEMCLEDKLLLELQSVGLYPETVPDLADGDDEQINQDIVELQKELRQQVDKNKVHLNKIIKAIEEGKEMEEWAPEQVAMDKLVELAYRKQLATKGSSASKGGVTRVSKQVASAFMKRTLSRCRQFEDTGKSCFAEPPLRDVIFAAPPFGNAAESMNSNGSTVAINLPLETKSSQPEPGKSGSFLSRAERHDIFSDKTGSGSFDVFGNLTYPSDHEFAKTGPIFNRGKKKEVLLDDVGGSASSRALSTLSNTQVGGTKGKRSERERDKDTLGRSSVTKASRTSPGNFKGERKTKTKPKQKIAQLSTSGNGSVNKVTETTHPEVNANGSNAKGDTGLISCGETPQDSSKEIKEPLDFANLQLPELDPMELGGPQDISSWLNIDDDNLQDHDTEGLDIPMDDLSDLIMIP